A genomic window from Flavobacterium johnsoniae includes:
- a CDS encoding RagB/SusD family nutrient uptake outer membrane protein, with translation MKTKKIFYTALIIALPFVWTSCSDILEVEPNDVITKENFYKTESDFQAATGPLYNKVWFDFNDKFYYGLGDGRGANMYAPFSDYVYPFTDLTETGLTGPLVSAWGSLYNVVQQSNNVIIGISGSSMSDAIKNKYIAEARFMRGTAYWYLASLWGDVIISTDPRELVKNPIVNKNPLKDVYEFSIRDLEFAAKYLPESAGQAGRLTRYSAFGMLSRVYLSFSGISDNPNSGTRNQEYLDLAKKAAEKVMTSGPYSLMANYEDLFMIDNNNNPESMFALQWVPNGDFGVNNTQQAYFALGSDITGDDAAWGYWTRASYDVLKEYESKDLRRRATWMADDDFYPEINKSNGGYTVNHSKEFVNIKKGVVGSTKDNSKITRMNSALNTNMLRLAEVYLNYAEAALGNNASTSDALALEGINKLRTRAGLTPKTALTYADIRHERRVELAMEGQYWYDLVRRAYYKQQEVINYVTGQDRGVIQPILYDAATNTVSIDPARSSSPRAIGVIDATIFLLPYPESELVQNPLLRENPVPYQFTEEKIKDLF, from the coding sequence ATGAAAACAAAGAAAATATTTTACACGGCTTTAATTATTGCATTGCCATTTGTTTGGACGAGTTGCAGCGACATTTTAGAAGTTGAGCCGAATGATGTCATTACAAAAGAAAACTTTTATAAAACAGAGTCTGATTTTCAGGCGGCAACTGGACCATTATATAATAAAGTTTGGTTCGATTTTAATGATAAGTTTTATTACGGTTTAGGAGATGGTCGAGGAGCAAATATGTATGCGCCTTTCTCAGATTACGTTTACCCATTTACCGATTTAACAGAAACAGGATTAACAGGACCTTTGGTTTCGGCTTGGGGATCATTGTATAATGTTGTACAGCAATCGAATAACGTTATTATCGGAATTTCTGGAAGTTCAATGAGCGATGCTATTAAAAACAAATATATTGCCGAAGCTCGTTTTATGAGAGGAACTGCATATTGGTATTTAGCTTCATTATGGGGAGACGTAATTATCTCGACAGATCCGAGAGAATTGGTTAAAAATCCAATTGTAAATAAGAATCCGCTAAAAGATGTTTACGAATTTTCTATCCGTGACTTAGAATTTGCAGCAAAATATCTTCCAGAATCTGCTGGACAAGCTGGGCGTTTAACAAGATACAGCGCATTCGGAATGTTGTCTCGTGTTTATTTATCGTTTTCAGGAATCAGCGATAATCCAAACAGCGGAACTAGAAATCAGGAATATCTTGATTTAGCAAAAAAAGCGGCAGAAAAAGTAATGACTTCTGGGCCATATAGTTTAATGGCTAATTATGAAGATTTATTTATGATTGACAATAACAACAACCCAGAATCGATGTTTGCACTGCAATGGGTTCCAAATGGAGATTTCGGAGTAAACAATACGCAACAAGCTTATTTTGCATTAGGTTCTGATATTACTGGAGATGATGCCGCTTGGGGATATTGGACAAGAGCATCATATGATGTCTTAAAAGAATACGAATCAAAAGACCTTCGCCGAAGAGCGACATGGATGGCTGATGATGATTTTTATCCAGAAATTAATAAGTCAAACGGCGGGTACACAGTAAATCATAGTAAAGAATTCGTAAACATAAAAAAGGGAGTTGTAGGATCTACAAAAGACAATTCAAAAATTACCCGTATGAATTCTGCTTTGAATACCAATATGCTACGTTTGGCCGAAGTTTATTTAAATTATGCAGAAGCAGCTTTAGGAAACAATGCTTCCACTTCAGATGCTTTGGCTTTAGAGGGCATAAACAAATTGCGTACACGTGCAGGTCTTACTCCAAAAACAGCTTTAACTTATGCTGATATTAGACATGAAAGAAGAGTAGAATTGGCAATGGAAGGACAATATTGGTATGATTTGGTACGAAGAGCTTATTACAAACAGCAGGAAGTAATTAACTATGTAACGGGACAAGACAGAGGAGTAATTCAACCTATTCTTTATGATGCTGCAACTAATACAGTTTCTATAGATCCGGCAAGAAGTAGTAGTCCGCGTGCCATTGGAGTTATCGATGCGACAATTTTCCTTCTTCCTTACCCAGAATCTGAGTTGGTTCAAAATCCATTATTGAGAGAGAATCCTGTTCCGTATCAGTTTACAGAAGAGAAAATAAAAGACTTATTCTAG
- a CDS encoding glycan-binding surface protein, which translates to MKYILNKKYWAPIAILSMMVFGMLFTSCDNNDSEGGAITITRVFLEDVNSTVPDREVTFARLGQLLRIEGSGFTGLKKVYINGYSTYFNVVFVSNNSMLVSVSADTPILEADPSVRNTIRFVNDNSETTFKFEIRSGKPAISNISNTMPNPGETITVSGSGLTEVSKVIFPGNVEVTSGITSDEDGEFFIVTVPNGVSDNGGSLFAQTSNGGVYSPAYFNCKRGIILDFDGRGTQGSWSTATIPGMIAPADLESAVVGTGNASHGKYVPHRPARLASIAPATGRATEAWTAGTGVDNWRTQLTPFIPATTPLDKVAFQFDIYVPDAWKDSGYLKICTVNNFNAGTWAGGVYNYIPWLVDGKSVAFQTTGWVTVTIPLNKFYQWSKEAATFETVLAYREAATYQNFGIWFENADVKMKDVLGTESAVEFPSKATSVKVYTDNWRIVPLDTPVYNDFN; encoded by the coding sequence ATGAAATATATTTTAAATAAAAAGTATTGGGCGCCAATTGCAATTTTAAGCATGATGGTTTTCGGTATGTTGTTTACTTCTTGCGATAACAACGATTCAGAAGGAGGAGCAATTACGATCACAAGGGTATTTTTAGAAGATGTGAATTCGACTGTACCAGATAGAGAAGTTACTTTTGCCCGTTTAGGACAGTTGTTGCGTATTGAAGGCTCAGGATTTACAGGTTTAAAGAAAGTATACATCAACGGATATTCGACCTATTTTAATGTCGTTTTTGTATCTAATAATTCGATGTTGGTAAGTGTTTCAGCAGATACGCCAATTTTAGAAGCAGATCCATCAGTTAGAAATACAATTCGTTTTGTAAATGACAATAGCGAAACTACATTCAAATTTGAAATTCGTTCAGGAAAACCTGCTATTTCAAACATTTCGAATACAATGCCAAATCCAGGCGAAACGATTACCGTGTCAGGAAGTGGTTTAACAGAAGTCAGTAAAGTAATTTTTCCAGGAAATGTTGAAGTAACATCAGGAATTACATCTGATGAAGATGGCGAATTCTTTATTGTTACGGTTCCAAATGGCGTTTCAGATAATGGCGGTTCATTATTCGCTCAAACTTCAAACGGAGGTGTTTATTCTCCAGCATATTTTAATTGCAAAAGAGGAATTATTTTAGATTTTGATGGAAGAGGAACTCAAGGATCTTGGAGTACTGCTACAATTCCGGGTATGATTGCACCAGCAGATCTTGAATCAGCAGTAGTTGGTACAGGAAATGCTTCACACGGTAAATATGTACCACATCGTCCTGCACGTCTTGCTTCTATCGCCCCGGCAACAGGAAGAGCAACAGAAGCTTGGACAGCTGGAACAGGCGTAGATAACTGGAGAACACAATTGACGCCTTTTATTCCTGCTACTACACCTCTTGATAAAGTAGCGTTTCAGTTTGATATCTATGTGCCAGATGCGTGGAAAGATTCTGGTTATTTAAAAATATGTACAGTCAATAATTTTAATGCAGGTACATGGGCTGGTGGAGTTTACAATTACATTCCGTGGCTTGTTGATGGAAAATCAGTTGCTTTTCAGACTACAGGCTGGGTAACGGTGACTATTCCGCTAAATAAATTTTATCAATGGTCTAAAGAAGCAGCTACTTTTGAAACTGTTTTGGCTTATCGTGAAGCGGCAACGTATCAAAATTTTGGAATTTGGTTTGAAAATGCCGATGTAAAAATGAAAGACGTTCTAGGAACAGAAAGCGCAGTAGAATTCCCTTCAAAAGCAACTTCTGTAAAAGTGTATACAGACAACTGGAGAATTGTTCCATTAGACACACCAGTTTACAACGATTTTAACTAA
- a CDS encoding endo-1,4-beta-xylanase has protein sequence MKYKYIIPIIASSLMILSSCDDNLMEWGKDPEHGEITGAELPLALVEKISRYEPLKVYSDFSLGNGIGISLYMSDAAYRKIVNENFDEVTPGYEMKHGAMVNAKGEINFTNVDAFIAATKSAGLKVFGHTLIWHSNQNASYLNGIIAPTVIPGSSGTNVLDLTPIKSGTFTGWARNNPGKGITTVANSGLTSTSAAIQLASSATSSAAYNLQLTSPNVPIVTGHNYEVSFYIKSDVAGKGRISFNASLNNQYPYKDWMNTGTGTEAFTTTSSWQQVKIKLAPGDFKTGSTTFQFNLDLGYLPNVTYLIDANTLAVVDLDAATGPVNLVSNGTFNSGITGWSRANGAADALSAGTGAANVYEGSGSMKVVNATSTATEQWRTQIQTTFTSALVAGKSYTISYMIRSEANGSVRCSTIPSSLANYQGDQTTTTTWKQIEWKITAKGGETGFGFDLGGAAGTYYIDNVLVTDGTSSGGGATAPITIEKTDAEKTKIIGDAMTDWISKMMTHYKTGVFAWDVVNEPMKEDGTLRNGTEGDTATDYFSWVKYLGKDYAVTAFKLARQYGNATDKLFINDYNLESRLDKCDGIIEYVKYIESKGATVDGIGTQMHIGLTTDKDKIVQMFQKLAASGKLIKISELDIRLGTATPTVAQQASQAEMYQYVIDMYKKHIPVPQQYGITIWGVSDNAKEHEYWLPNESPNLWDANYVRKHAYKGAADGLAGKDVSLGFSGELVKP, from the coding sequence ATGAAATACAAATATATCATACCAATAATTGCTTCATCATTAATGATTTTGTCATCATGCGATGATAATTTGATGGAGTGGGGAAAAGACCCAGAACACGGAGAAATAACAGGCGCTGAGCTTCCATTAGCTTTAGTAGAAAAAATCAGCCGTTATGAGCCATTAAAAGTATATTCTGATTTTTCTTTAGGAAACGGAATCGGAATTAGTTTATACATGAGCGATGCAGCTTATAGAAAAATTGTAAACGAAAATTTTGATGAGGTTACACCGGGTTACGAAATGAAACACGGTGCAATGGTAAATGCTAAAGGAGAAATTAATTTTACCAATGTTGATGCTTTTATCGCAGCGACAAAAAGCGCTGGTTTAAAGGTTTTTGGACACACTTTAATCTGGCATTCCAATCAAAATGCAAGTTATTTAAACGGAATAATTGCACCAACGGTAATTCCGGGCTCAAGCGGAACAAATGTTTTAGATTTAACGCCTATTAAAAGTGGAACTTTTACAGGATGGGCTAGAAATAATCCTGGAAAAGGAATTACAACTGTGGCCAATTCAGGATTAACAAGTACTTCTGCGGCAATTCAGTTGGCATCTAGTGCTACTTCTTCAGCAGCTTATAATCTTCAGTTAACTTCGCCAAATGTGCCAATCGTGACAGGACATAATTATGAAGTTTCATTCTATATCAAATCGGATGTTGCAGGTAAAGGGCGTATTTCATTCAATGCCTCATTAAACAACCAATATCCATACAAAGATTGGATGAATACTGGAACTGGCACAGAAGCTTTTACAACAACTTCTTCTTGGCAGCAAGTTAAAATTAAATTGGCTCCAGGCGATTTTAAAACAGGAAGCACAACGTTTCAGTTTAATTTAGATCTAGGATATTTACCAAACGTAACGTATTTAATTGATGCAAATACTTTGGCAGTTGTAGATCTTGACGCTGCAACAGGGCCAGTTAATTTAGTTTCTAACGGAACATTTAATTCTGGAATAACTGGATGGAGTAGAGCCAATGGTGCTGCAGATGCTTTAAGCGCAGGAACTGGAGCAGCAAATGTTTACGAAGGAAGCGGTTCAATGAAAGTGGTAAATGCTACAAGTACTGCAACAGAACAATGGAGAACTCAGATTCAAACTACTTTTACTTCTGCATTAGTAGCAGGAAAAAGTTATACAATTTCGTATATGATTCGTTCTGAAGCTAATGGGTCTGTAAGATGTTCAACAATACCATCATCATTAGCAAATTATCAAGGAGATCAGACAACGACTACTACATGGAAACAAATAGAATGGAAAATCACAGCAAAAGGTGGTGAAACAGGTTTTGGTTTCGATTTAGGAGGAGCTGCAGGAACATATTATATCGACAATGTTTTAGTAACTGACGGAACATCGTCTGGCGGAGGTGCTACAGCTCCAATTACAATTGAAAAAACAGATGCAGAGAAAACCAAAATTATCGGTGATGCGATGACCGATTGGATTTCTAAAATGATGACACATTACAAAACTGGAGTTTTTGCTTGGGATGTTGTAAATGAACCAATGAAAGAAGACGGAACTCTTAGAAACGGAACGGAAGGCGACACCGCTACAGACTATTTCTCTTGGGTAAAATATCTTGGAAAAGATTACGCAGTTACAGCTTTCAAACTGGCACGTCAGTACGGAAATGCAACAGACAAGCTTTTCATTAACGATTATAATTTAGAATCGAGATTAGACAAATGCGACGGAATAATCGAATACGTAAAATATATTGAAAGCAAAGGAGCAACGGTTGACGGAATCGGAACACAGATGCACATCGGTCTAACAACAGATAAAGACAAAATTGTTCAGATGTTCCAAAAACTGGCTGCTTCAGGAAAATTAATTAAAATTTCGGAGTTAGATATTAGATTAGGAACTGCAACTCCAACGGTAGCGCAACAAGCTTCGCAAGCAGAAATGTATCAATACGTAATCGATATGTACAAAAAACACATTCCTGTTCCGCAACAGTATGGAATTACAATTTGGGGCGTTTCTGATAATGCAAAAGAACATGAATATTGGCTTCCAAATGAATCTCCAAATCTTTGGGATGCAAACTATGTTCGTAAACATGCATACAAAGGTGCAGCAGACGGACTTGCAGGAAAAGATGTAAGTTTAGGATTTTCGGGTGAGTTAGTAAAACCTTAA
- a CDS encoding DUF5597 domain-containing protein, whose translation MFHILKKSFFLIALFLMHFGFSQNIPHLQKKGNKTQLIVNQNPFLIRGGELGNSSATSMESMETIWQKLVDMNLNTVLTPIYWELIEPEEGKFDFQLIDDLILRARKENLKLVFLWFGSWKNSMSSHAPAWVKLNQKKYPRVKDDQNKSHEIVTPFSENNLQADLNAFKKLMNHIKDFDQKEQTVIMIQVENEIGMLPTARDYHSLANQAFKKEVPKELQQYLQKNKEKLVPEFLEIWKKNGFKTSGNWEEIFGKGLQTDEIFMAWYFSKFTNQIAKAGKDIYPIPMFVNAALNAPEKKPGQYPSAGPLPHLMDVWKAAGNAIDFLAPDFYNPSFKQWNDLFTRQGDPLFIPEHRFDETAPFKGLYAIGHYEAIGFSPFSIESIVDAKKEPLGKIYDLVKQLTPTIETYKGQGKIDGVLLDKENNTQIIKMGDYEFTFKHDYTLNWSEGEKAEFWPMSSAIIIEIAKDEFYIAGSGIVVTFKPLKENLNAGILKTDQGRFENNIWKTIRHFNGDQTHQGRHLRISVGDYEIQKIKLYSYE comes from the coding sequence ATGTTTCATATTCTCAAAAAAAGTTTTTTTCTAATCGCCTTATTTTTAATGCATTTTGGGTTTTCTCAAAACATACCTCATCTTCAAAAAAAGGGAAACAAAACACAATTAATTGTAAACCAAAATCCATTTTTGATACGCGGCGGCGAACTAGGAAATTCATCAGCGACAAGTATGGAAAGCATGGAAACTATTTGGCAAAAATTAGTTGATATGAATCTCAATACCGTCTTAACGCCAATTTATTGGGAATTAATTGAACCAGAAGAGGGAAAATTTGACTTTCAATTAATAGACGATTTGATTCTTCGCGCACGAAAAGAAAACTTAAAATTGGTTTTTCTTTGGTTTGGATCTTGGAAAAATAGTATGTCGAGTCACGCGCCGGCTTGGGTAAAATTAAACCAGAAAAAATATCCGAGAGTAAAAGACGATCAAAATAAAAGTCATGAAATTGTAACGCCTTTCAGCGAAAATAATCTTCAAGCCGATTTGAATGCTTTCAAAAAATTGATGAATCATATTAAAGATTTCGATCAAAAAGAACAAACGGTTATTATGATTCAGGTTGAAAACGAAATCGGAATGCTGCCAACTGCGCGCGATTATCATTCGTTAGCAAATCAAGCTTTCAAAAAAGAAGTTCCAAAAGAATTACAGCAATATCTTCAAAAAAATAAGGAAAAATTAGTTCCAGAATTTTTAGAAATTTGGAAGAAAAACGGATTTAAAACTTCAGGAAACTGGGAAGAAATTTTCGGAAAAGGACTTCAAACAGACGAAATTTTTATGGCTTGGTATTTCTCAAAATTTACCAATCAAATTGCAAAAGCAGGAAAAGATATTTATCCGATTCCGATGTTTGTAAATGCCGCACTAAATGCGCCCGAAAAAAAACCGGGACAATATCCGAGCGCAGGACCGCTTCCGCATCTTATGGATGTTTGGAAAGCCGCTGGAAATGCAATTGATTTTTTAGCGCCAGATTTTTACAATCCGTCTTTCAAACAATGGAATGATTTATTTACGCGTCAAGGCGATCCTTTATTTATTCCCGAACATCGTTTTGATGAAACCGCGCCATTTAAAGGTTTGTATGCAATCGGACATTATGAAGCTATTGGTTTTTCGCCTTTTTCTATCGAATCGATTGTCGATGCCAAAAAAGAACCGCTCGGAAAAATTTACGATTTAGTAAAGCAATTAACGCCAACTATTGAAACATATAAAGGACAAGGAAAAATCGACGGAGTTCTTTTAGACAAAGAAAATAATACTCAAATCATTAAAATGGGCGATTACGAATTCACTTTCAAACATGATTATACTTTAAATTGGTCAGAAGGAGAAAAAGCTGAGTTTTGGCCAATGTCGAGCGCCATTATTATTGAAATTGCTAAAGATGAATTTTATATTGCAGGTTCTGGAATTGTGGTCACTTTTAAACCTTTAAAAGAAAATCTAAATGCTGGAATTTTAAAAACAGATCAAGGCAGATTTGAAAATAATATTTGGAAAACCATTAGACATTTTAATGGAGACCAAACTCATCAAGGAAGACATTTAAGGATTTCAGTTGGCGATTACGAAATCCAAAAAATAAAATTATATAGTTATGAATGA
- a CDS encoding sialate O-acetylesterase, with protein sequence MKNIILAFLITFSINAQIKLPRLISDGMILQRDTKINIWGWASPNENIELDFKGKKYTITTSEEGKWTIQIPSQKAGGPYEMTLKATNTIMLKNILFGDVWLCSGQSNMELPMDRLKDKYKDVIAKSENSNIRQFLVPDEYYFEKERNDFSSGEWISANPNSVLQFTGVGYFFATEIYEKYKIPIGLINSALGGSPAESWINEEGIKKFPDYEQEYLKFKDGKLEKQIDENDRKVSSDWYKLVNQTDLGLQNKWKNTTDISDWKTMKIPGYWADTELGNTNGSVWFKKEFILEKIKENQAKLILGRIVDADSVFVNGNFVGTTSYQYPPRIYAFNASFLKEGKNEITVRVINNSGRGGFVVDKPYELIIGDKTIDLKGNWNYKLGSKMQPLPGQTFVRWKPVGLYNAMIAPLKNYPLKGVLWYQGESNTKKPSEYFSLMETLIDTWRTQLDQEKLPFLIVQLTNYMDPKLEPLESSWAALRQQQYNLLKVENTGLAVTIDLGEWNDIHPLNKYDVGKRLALQARKLVYGEKKIIASGPIFESMKQKDEQLILSFKSVGSGLMSKGGNILNGFAVAGSDGKFVWAKAIIDGNKIIVWNNEVRNPVKVRYAWADNPDNANLYNKENLPASPFEAELK encoded by the coding sequence ATGAAAAACATAATACTAGCATTTCTTATAACCTTCAGCATCAATGCGCAAATAAAATTGCCGCGATTAATCAGCGACGGAATGATTTTGCAGCGCGATACCAAAATCAATATTTGGGGTTGGGCGTCGCCAAACGAAAATATTGAACTCGATTTTAAAGGAAAAAAATACACCATAACAACATCCGAAGAAGGGAAATGGACGATTCAGATTCCATCGCAAAAAGCGGGCGGACCTTATGAAATGACTTTAAAAGCAACTAATACAATTATGCTGAAAAATATTCTTTTTGGAGATGTTTGGTTGTGTTCTGGACAATCGAATATGGAACTTCCGATGGACAGATTGAAAGACAAATACAAAGACGTAATTGCGAAATCGGAGAATTCGAACATTAGACAATTTTTAGTTCCAGATGAATACTATTTTGAAAAAGAAAGAAATGATTTTTCGTCAGGCGAATGGATCTCAGCGAACCCAAACAGTGTTTTGCAATTTACTGGCGTTGGTTATTTTTTCGCTACCGAAATTTACGAAAAGTATAAAATTCCAATCGGATTAATAAATAGCGCTTTGGGAGGTTCGCCCGCTGAATCTTGGATTAACGAAGAAGGAATTAAAAAGTTTCCAGATTATGAGCAGGAATATTTAAAATTTAAAGACGGAAAACTCGAAAAACAAATCGATGAAAATGATCGAAAAGTAAGTTCAGATTGGTATAAATTAGTAAATCAAACCGATTTGGGTTTACAAAATAAATGGAAAAACACAACCGATATTTCCGATTGGAAAACAATGAAAATTCCAGGTTATTGGGCAGATACCGAACTCGGAAACACAAACGGTTCTGTTTGGTTTAAAAAAGAGTTTATTTTAGAAAAAATAAAAGAAAATCAAGCAAAATTAATTTTAGGACGAATTGTCGATGCCGATTCTGTCTTTGTAAACGGGAATTTTGTTGGAACAACTTCGTATCAATATCCGCCGAGAATTTATGCTTTCAATGCTAGTTTTTTAAAAGAAGGAAAAAACGAAATTACCGTTCGTGTAATCAACAATTCTGGAAGAGGAGGTTTCGTAGTCGATAAACCTTACGAATTAATTATTGGCGATAAAACAATTGATTTAAAAGGAAATTGGAATTATAAATTAGGTTCAAAAATGCAGCCGCTTCCTGGTCAAACTTTTGTAAGATGGAAACCCGTCGGACTTTATAATGCCATGATTGCACCTTTAAAAAATTATCCTTTAAAAGGCGTTTTATGGTATCAAGGCGAATCGAACACTAAAAAACCTTCAGAATATTTTTCTTTAATGGAAACTCTAATTGATACGTGGCGGACGCAACTCGATCAAGAAAAATTGCCATTTTTAATCGTGCAATTGACAAATTATATGGATCCAAAACTGGAACCTTTAGAAAGCAGTTGGGCAGCTTTGAGACAACAGCAATACAATTTATTAAAAGTTGAAAATACAGGATTGGCAGTAACAATAGATTTGGGAGAATGGAATGATATTCACCCATTAAATAAATACGATGTTGGAAAAAGATTGGCGCTTCAAGCAAGAAAATTGGTTTATGGCGAAAAAAAAATAATTGCTTCAGGACCAATTTTTGAATCCATGAAACAAAAAGACGAACAGCTTATTTTAAGTTTTAAATCAGTTGGTTCTGGCTTAATGAGCAAAGGAGGAAATATTTTAAATGGTTTTGCAGTTGCGGGTTCAGACGGAAAATTCGTTTGGGCAAAAGCCATTATCGATGGCAATAAAATTATTGTTTGGAATAATGAAGTTCGAAATCCAGTTAAAGTTCGTTATGCTTGGGCAGATAATCCTGATAATGCTAATTTGTACAATAAAGAAAATTTACCTGCTTCGCCTTTTGAGGCTGAGTTGAAGTAG
- a CDS encoding LysR substrate-binding domain-containing protein: MELRQLKYFLKAKELLNFTEAAAALYISQSTLSQQIKQLEEELQVPLFNRIGKRITLTEAGNLFAVYAQQSVNKALDGFQFIKDLNNLETGKVAIGVTYALRHVVTKALILFSSEYPKIQFEIVFGTSQELIQKLNHFELDVILTFEEIASEEHFKYRELFTSPMALVTSAETSFTNKKSISLSEVSSLPLALPSSGFSTTQFINKAFKKDNLNPKVTIEINDIPTLLELIKTGKWHTILTKTTIENEKDLHAIPIKGQNMTRTAMLISLKEVYEKKAVKAFLNMLMENLK; encoded by the coding sequence ATGGAACTTCGACAGCTTAAATATTTTCTTAAAGCAAAAGAATTACTGAACTTTACTGAAGCTGCAGCTGCGCTTTATATTAGCCAAAGCACTTTATCCCAACAAATTAAACAGTTAGAAGAAGAACTTCAAGTACCGCTTTTTAATAGAATTGGAAAAAGAATTACACTAACAGAAGCAGGAAATTTGTTTGCCGTTTACGCGCAACAATCTGTCAATAAAGCCTTAGACGGATTTCAATTTATTAAAGATTTGAATAATCTTGAAACTGGAAAAGTTGCGATTGGTGTCACTTATGCATTGCGCCATGTGGTTACGAAAGCATTGATTTTGTTTAGTTCTGAATATCCAAAAATTCAATTTGAAATTGTTTTTGGAACTTCGCAGGAATTAATCCAGAAACTGAATCATTTTGAGCTTGATGTAATTCTGACTTTTGAAGAAATCGCTTCAGAGGAACATTTTAAATACAGAGAATTATTTACATCTCCAATGGCTTTGGTTACCTCAGCTGAAACGTCATTCACCAATAAAAAAAGCATTTCTTTGAGTGAAGTGAGTTCGTTACCTCTCGCGCTTCCTTCTAGTGGTTTTAGTACAACTCAATTTATCAATAAAGCTTTTAAAAAGGATAATCTCAATCCGAAAGTTACGATTGAAATCAACGATATTCCAACTTTATTAGAATTGATTAAAACAGGAAAATGGCATACAATATTGACCAAAACAACAATTGAAAACGAAAAAGATCTGCACGCGATTCCAATAAAAGGACAAAATATGACTCGAACTGCAATGCTTATTTCCTTGAAAGAAGTGTATGAAAAAAAAGCAGTTAAAGCCTTTTTGAATATGTTGATGGAGAATTTGAAGTAA